One Asterias rubens chromosome 1, eAstRub1.3, whole genome shotgun sequence genomic region harbors:
- the LOC117300144 gene encoding mitochondrial import receptor subunit TOM20 homolog: MVSKTAVGIAAGIAGTLVLGYCIYFDRKRRSDPLFRQKLKQRREKKNKENKNTTVSDSSATLQLPNLKDPESVQKFFLAQVQAGEELLSQGDLTAGTDCLCYAVAICGQPEHLLQVLQQTLPPNVFDMLVHKLPSVSQKLSAMITTDGAPTPPAPAAIVEVEDDLE, translated from the exons ATGGTCTCAAAGACAGCTGTTGGGATAGCAGCAGGGATTGCTGGGACCCTCGTTCTGGGTTACTGTATTTATTTCGACAGAAAGAGGAGGAGTGATCCACTTTTCCGGCAGAAATTGAAACAGA GGAGggaaaagaagaacaaagaaaataaaaacacaaccgTCAGTGATTCCTCTGCCACACTTCAG TTGCCAAATCTGAAAGACCCTGAAAGTGTACAGAAGTTTTTCCTCGCACAAGTCCAGGCAGGAGAAGAGCTGTTGTCTCAGG GTGATTTGACTGCGGGAACAGATTGTCTGTGCTATGCTGTTGCAATCTGTGGCCAGCCGGAACACTTGCTTCAAGTCCTTCAGCAAACACTTCCTCCAAATGTGTTTGATATGTTGGTACACAAACTACCATCCGTCAGCCAG AAATTATCAGCGATGATAACAACAGATGGAGCCCCAACACCACCAGCA